The window TGTGTGCTTTCTATTTTCCAATTAAGACTGAAATCAGACATGTAATCCACCTGTCAGCAAAGAACTGAAACTTGAAAAATCaggggtttgttgttttctcaATTGTCCTTCTATGTCATTCTGTGTGGCTCCAATTCATCTAGACTGACAAACAACTCAAACCAAAGAGGAATACTGGTGTCAAATAGATAGTGGAATACATTATACATTATCAGTTGAGTTTGAGATAACCGAATTTAAAATTGAAACACTCAAATTTGAGCTGTAGATGAATTTTGACTATAGAGTACCTTGGCCCACCAAAAAGAGGAATACACAACATTCTCTACAGTCTTGAAAAGTTCATGATGCTCCTTGCCCCTTTAGAAAAGCATAGGGCCTACAGTAACATCCTATGTCTTCAGACACATACTAAGAAATTtggcaattaaagaaaaatgtttgccTTATTATTGTTGCAGTTCGCTACTTAGTTTGCCGTCTGACACACTACAAACAGAAAGGACACATTTGGCATCTGTTCCTGCATTTCTGGTGTACTCCAAACGTCTACCCAAGTCCATCAAAGTGTGGTGTACCTGGTGACTGCATCATCAGGCCTCCACTTACTTCCTCATTATTCAGTGAAATCTTACCTAAAGGTTCTACCCAAGTCCATCAAAGTGTGGTGTACCTGGTGACTGCAGCATCAGGCCTCCACTTACTTCCTCATTATTCAGTGAAATCTTACCTAAAGGTTTAGTTATATCACTGGAAATATTACCACCACACCCCCAcaccttctctttttcctcatcTGCAGGATGTCAAGAATTTGCATAGACAATTCTTTGAGAAGAAATActaaagaaatttaaaacatCTAGATGTCcaaaagtacaaaataaaagGATCTCGTCATTTGAGGGCTGAAAGGTTTAATATTCAGACTAATATTTCTCTTCTACAGCTAAGGCATCAGATTTCTAATCTGTCAACAGtcttttttacaaaaaaagagatgtatgcatatttctattcatttttaattatattttatatattatgaTCTGTATATTATTACCTCTGAACTGCAAATACGTAGAACatataaacaaatacaaaaaagagTGAGGCCCTGCTCCCAGAAAAGGCAGTAGAAGGAGAGCCATAAATTTCTATGGGAGAATTACTAGGCTTCAAAGTAAGTTTGCACTAAAGGAAGAATTGTGTGGCACCAGGTGAAGCCAGGTACAAAAGAAATGTAACTAAAGTACAAAATGTTAACCTATACTGGAAAAAGTTTTTAAGTCTCCAGATTTTACAAGCATTATGTTTTTCAGATTTGAATAGctcaaaaggaaacaaaaaaagatttgtTGGCAATCTCAACAGGTATCTTAGGCTGAACAGAGAATGCAGGATAGGGCTCAGAATATTTATATTGAACAATAATAAATTGTCTGTGCTGGGAAACTCGGCTTGAACTGcaggtttctttcctcttttcttttctttttctttctttttttttttttttccctaactgATCTGGTTCAGCCAGGCCATAGCTGTAATTACCTTCTTCCTATCTACAGCTAATACCTcagagcaataaaaaaatatgagGGTGTTAAAAATTCAAACGCTAATTATGGGCTGTTATATTTACTAAACACAGCAGAGTAATAACAAAAGTTTAGCTTCTTGTGCCCAGCGCTGCACTATTTGATCTACCAAGTCCCTGGACCCTTTACACTTACTGTATTACATAACAGTTAATAGCgcactaaaataaaattcaataaACAGATTTATTACCAAACACGTATAGCGCAACCACTTACAGCTGTCTCCTTTTTCCAACACAGGTATGCCTCTGAAGAGTTCATTCCTttgttgattttggttttggttccaAATTAAGTTATATATGTAGTAAAGCAGTAGGTTTTGTAAAGGGAAGCATGCCTTAATTGAGTACTCCATTTAAAGTCTTATGAAAAATACTGGCTAATCCTACAATTCTTGCTCTTACTTTCCCTAATGCCTGTTCTCAGGtctagaaaaagaataaaattgaGAGCTGCCTTACTTCCTTGTTCAGCATTCCCACTGTCACTGTTCCCACCCCTCACATCCACATTAAACACACGCGGTATAGCTTTATACCACTTAGTAAGAATAGAGGTGTATGGATATTTGGGGTGTCAAACATCTGTCACAAACTGTCACCTCCACAAGAGAAACCTTGGCACACAACAAATTAACCTACACTTCTTTTTGGCTATCATTATTCATAGCCAATCAGTTGAAATGCTCCTAGTATTTCATGTGCAAATAAAATCATGAGGGGAAGACCCCAGGATCAGAATAGTGAGCCAATACATAAAACAGAGGAAACAACATGCTATCTCTGTCCTTCTGAAGTGGCTCATCATCACCCCTGCACCAACTTTCACCAAATGAGATCTAGCCTGAGGCTGTATATTAAATATGCAtatcaaagcaaatgaaaaaataaacctgGAGAGTCAGATTGGATAAATTTGCATGCTTGAACTACTGCATTTTCAGGTAGATGTTCACAAATGATAGCTCATTTTTTGATAGTCTTGCGTGTTTATAttagcattttttaaagctttttcttccttatgaaTAAAAGCGGATTTCTTCCTGCTGGAACCTTGTGCAGTACAAATATAAATGTGTACACACATGGTAGTTTGACTAAGCTATAGAAGAGTCAAAAGTTTTGTTGGGAAAATAagctaatatatatatattaaaaaaaaaatccaataagGAGACACATTTCCCAAAACGCATGAATAAAATGTAACTATGTGATACAACTCTTCATTTCCCAGTTGGTGTTCTGGTTGCACAAATTATTccttcctttcaaaacaaatagcAGGGGGCTAAAGTAAAAATGTTATAGCTCAAATCTCCAGGAAATAAAAGGCTTTAAATTATAATACCCAATGAAGTGGTAAACCCTAACGGGTACAAGATAAATGGGTTGTCATATTTATTTGAGCTTGGGCTTGGGGCCtcaaaaggaagaggagattCTTCTTAAGGAAGATAATAGTTATCAAATCATCAAAATGCTAACCTCCTCCACCCCGTCCTATCATTGTGTGTGAATTTAAATATTATAATGGTGCACTGCAAATTGGCTTGAGCATTCGCCATCTGCCAGAACCCTAAACAGGCTAGTTTATCTAATCTCTTCAACATAAACATAAGCATGCTCCATTTCTACACTTCCACTTGAAACACCCTCTTGTAAAGAAACTGCACTGGAGAAACATGTAcggcttttttttctgttgctctgaATAATACACAATGACCCCCTATCTTTCAGGTTGCCACTCATTGCAATTTCTTTTCTAGTACTCTCCCAGAATACTTATGCACAAAAATGTAGGGTTGTAAAATGccataaaacaaatatttctgaaagtgTCATGCCTCATGGGGTTTATTGTCTACATGTGAAATAGCTAATAAGCAGAGAAACTTTCAGAAACCTctgcatactttttttttccctcataataataaattgaaaatgtaaaacatcACAAAAACCTTGTCCTGCCATGTTTACTGAGgacaaatgagaaaatgaaagctaagGCCTGGGTCCAAAAATATTTCCTGGACTCTGTAACTATgctgtgccaggagcagggcaTATAGaagaatttattattattttatctcCCAATTCAGCATCAGTCCAGGACTAATGTAATTatcaaatacacacacaaacaacatgtttccaaaggaaacaaaagctcCTAGAAAGCTCATTCTCTCCCTGGGCTCACAGCTACTCTTCTTAACACACTGGGAATTGAAGGCAGGCGCCTGTGCAGAAAGCATGGTTAACTTCACACCGGGtgttaaattaatatttcaacCACTAAAATATTAGACTGTATCATTTAGATTATGAGTTCAATTGAATCTAAAACTGTGTATACCCCTTTTCCCCCCGGGGATGCATTCCTATAAATAAACTAGAGTTCACACCCACTCTTTTTAACCAAAGctattccttcctttttctgcgGTACCAGCTGTAATCTTTCCTTTCACATCCCAAAGACTGTCTGCGTCTACATCTCTCGAAGGATCACAAGAGCCACTCCGAAACCCGGAAAAACAAAGGCACTCTCCATACCACTCACACCACTGTTCAGTCCTACACACATAACACTAATTCACCAACTCCTAAAGTGTTAAAATCAACCGCTAACCTACTGTTACTCAATCATcattctctccagctttctgtAATACATTGTTAATAATTGCTTCATCAAGGTTACTGTCTTTTATTATGAAGATGCTTCAGGCGTTTGGCAATAAGTCCATATTCTGACAATAAGTTGCTATAAAGCACAAGCATTGGAAACTCTAATGTGCTAACCCccttttttaatgcaatgtAGTATTGCCAATAATTCTCATCACTTGTCATCCCCACaagagggaaggggggagcaATCAGCAAAACTTTCTCCCtaactttcttctctctttttccttacaTTGCTGCATTGCTTACAGAGTtggcaaagagaagaaagcacCGACCTCCACACTAAACCGCAGTTTGCTACCTCCTGAAGCCAGACCAGGAAACTTTACAAGTCATTGCAAActctctgctttgcagatgGAAACAGAAGGAACCCTTTGCACTTCTACAACCTTAcaaagagagagggaagaaagtaTAAAGATGGGATCCCAGCTTGCAAGCGGTTAAAGGGGTAATAACAATACTACTAAcagacaacagcagcaaaacaatgGAATGGGGAGAGGTTCTCTGAGCAGGTTAAAGTCTTAAAAAGTGCCATAAGGAAATCAGAAGGACTTACATGGTCGGCTAAATTTGTGGAAGATCCTGAGAGTTCTTCGTGGTCTGATTTGGAGCTGCCATCCCTTTCATCAATAACGAGGTCTAttggcatttttcctttcaaacaaCTAATGTACCGATGGCAGAAGTTATCGCACAATTCATGAACCTGAAAACAGTAACAAGAATAATAGTATCAGTAGTGGCAAAATATTGGattgcaactttttttttctttttttttttttttggtagcaaaAGCAACCTTCTGATCTACTCTACAGATAACTCTAAGGAGCACAATAGTTGAAGGCAAGGAAACAATAGAGAAATTGTTGCAGCATATATTATTCTCTAGAGACTTGCCGCAGCAACAAGttaaagagagagagatagTGGGCTCAGCCTGGTGTGCAGAGGAAAGTCCGATTTGATGATAACATCAGAGCGCTGGGAACTGGACACGGGCGGTATCTCTGGTGCTTACACAGCCCGGACAGGTACAACTAGTCACTCGGGATGGGAGCTCTTTAAACCGGGGCGAAAAAACCGTCTGAGTGACCGGGAGCCAGAGAGCTAAGCGACTCGCTGAGGCTGTgggaaggggagaagaggagaggaagagccGTTCTAGTTCCCTGGCACAGCCCCCTCCCCGCGCCGCGCAGGGCCCCCTGCCTCTGCCAAACACTTAGCTCCTGTTTGGGGTTCCTATGCCGGCCGGAgctggggaaaagcagcagtgctttcaCCTCTCTTTTTGTTAAACACATTGTTTCCGAGTAGGAAAAAGAGATTCTACTGAGGGAAGGGGTACAATGGGTGGAAAGGgtttaataatattaaatattaaaattgcactgaaaaaaaaaaaaaaaagccaggcTGTGCATGACTGTCGGGTGTCACATGCTCTGATGGCACAGGTCACACTGTCACACCGCCTTTCCCGTCTCCCCTGGCCATGTTTACAAGTCAGCCCAAACAGTCACGGGTGGgctgggggaagggggggaggagagggaggacaCGGAGGGAATGGCTTGCCCCCAGCCTACCTCCATGGCTCTTACCTTTTCTAATTCCAAAAGGTGAAACCTTAGTACTTGTATTGCTTGGATCATCTGCAAGAAAGTTTAGAGCAAGGGGTTAGTTGGGAGACAGGAGCACGGGGTCTGTGCGGAGCTGCAAGCCCAAGGGGGACAGGGGGTGTCAGGGCGCACAGGCATCACCCAAGAGTTTAGCGCATTGGTCACGCTTGAACAGTTTTGACCAACTTTAACCTATACACTTGATTTTTAACATGTTTATTCCAGAAGCGGTGATTAGTTCTTTATTACAGCCATCCTGGAGAAAacctcttccccttttccttgctccCTCTCACCGCCCGGCCCTCACCCCTGAGGGGCCGCCGAGAAGTCAAACACACGCTCCCACCCCTCCTCCCCGGCCCGCAGgaaaaagggagggagaaggatgaATAGTTTGGCATCTTCTTTACAAGCGGATTTAGACACGACACTTTGAATATTGAAATCGTTCACATTAGCAAAAGAATTGCGTTAGAAAGCTCCAGCTCTGTCTTCTTAAGCAGTTATTTCCTTCAGTTTAGCTTCCCGTGGCTTTCAAACACAGCTTTGCAATGCACTGGGGCTCGGGATTTCGCCCCAGCTCACTTTAAAAGTGTAGGTCTTTGAAGACTCTCGACGGCAGCTTTCCACCCCCCCGCATCCCTCGGCTGCATAGCCCGGGTGCCCGGACGGCGGAGGGCGCTTGCAGGCAGCGGACGGGAGGGGAGCGGGgaagggcagggcagggcaacGCAGGgtagggcagggcagggcaggggggcGAGAAGGCCTTACCAAATTGTCCAACTCtggatttgaagaaaaaagtggTTTTTCGGCGCGGACCTGTAAGAATAAGGAAAAGCGGAGTAAATTGCATCTTCTCTCCTCAGCCCTGTCACCGAATCACTcgaaagggaagaaaaaccccTGTGATCAAACCAGCCGGGACAGATCAGACCAAACCCCGGCTGGACTCCCCGGAGTCACCCGTGTGTGAGCAGGGCCCGCTCCACTTCTGCCTGCCCTTGCCACAGAAGCCCCCTCTTCTTGATCTCCTGCCTTTCCCCTGCTCCCTCTGTCTCCAAAACCCGTCCGCAgttccatttcccccttctttaaAGAGGGAGGTCGAGGGCCAGGACTCTCAGACCGGCATTGTGGAGGGGCTCCGGGCGGAGGTGGATCAGGGCCGGCAGGGTCTCCAtctgctccccccccccaccccgggcGGCAGGAGATGGGGCGCAGGGGGCTGGGGAAGGACGAAAGCAGGGGGACTACACCGTGCGAGTGACCGGCCGACAGGGTCGAGGGCCTGAGAAGGTGCGAGGGTGCTGGGAAGTGCCGGGCGGGAGGAGCGGTGACGGACCTGCTTGGCGAAGACGGCGATGTCCTCGTTGAAGGAGTCGGAGGAGCAGACGTCCCCGCCGGCCACGCCGGGCTCCCGGGGCGTGCAGGTCGCCAGCTCGCACTTCTCAAAGACCAGAGCTAAGAGGGGGAACAACGGGTGCCTACCGGGCAGTGGCACACAAAGAgagggaagggggtgggggagaggggggaagaagAGCTCTAAtcaacaagtatttttttttctgtttgtttgtttgtttttaaaatgcacGGACACACAGACACGACGGACACACGGAAGCAGCCAAGCTCTGCAGCCTCTTGGTATCGCTTCGGGTagggcagggcagggaagaACAAcagcttgaaataaaaatgctagcTTTGGTGGCGGTGGAAGTTTGcgtttggttttattttcttctccccttttgAAACCGCAATGCCCGAGCTACATCCCCCGTGCGGTCCCCACGGCTGAGGACAAAAGTGACCTCTCAACGCACCAGGCACCAAACCCGCTCCCGCAGGCAGCAGCTCAACTGGGAATCTTCCACTTTTCGCCACAGCTTAAAATAACGCGAAACCTGGAAGatcccatccctcccctccagcTATGACCTAAAATGAGAAGCACGGCTAGGCAAACTGCAAACTACTTAATAcgtaattttatttttcaaagggCCTGCTAACAAAAATGTGGTGAAGTTTCCTGGCTTAGGAAGCACACCCAAGTAAAATACCAGCTGTCCAGATAAGTGAGCTGGGGAGGGGGCGGAGGGAGGGAGCACTTAGCGAAATATTTTCCCATAGTTGGTgtagtcagaaaaaaaaattatctgccTGCTAAGTAGTAAGCATGCATTtgtctcttttcccctttggtGCCTGATCAAGGCCCCACGCTCCGTCATAAATGTTACTATCTCTCCTTTTAAGctcatttagtatttttttctaaaaagcaCTGAAGAGAATCGGTGTCATTGCCCCAAGCAATGCCTGGCACAGGCTTGAGTTCTGCCGGGTACGTGTTTCTTTTTCCTCGcgttctttctttcttaaatagAAAATGCAGCTCATTGCCCCCAATATGTTTATCTCTCCTGTCTCAGGGAAATGCTGCTTGCAAGAAGCGAACCCCTTTTATTCTTACTACCTTCCGCGACGTGAATACCTCTTTATTTACAGTGTTGGAAGAGTGTTATTATGGCACggagaacaccagaacaacaCTTCTCCAACTAAAACCCAGAGCAATGAGAGCCGCCTCTCCTATCTGAACTTTTAACTGGGGCCTTTCcgagaaagacaaaaaacacacggggggggggggaagaaagcaagagaaaaaaaagggggggggggaggaaaaaaaagggggggggagggaaaaggaaagacaaagcaAGACAACGACACCTCCCCCCAGTCCAGCCTCCCTCCCCGAGAGGTCTGCTAGTCCAGGACCCGTTTCCCGCGGGTGCTGGCACCCCAGCTaaaaaccaggctgggatcgCACTCCTCCTGAAATTGCCGGCAGTGGCAACGCCACCGCGCGGGTCTCCCTGCGGAGCGGACTGCTGGGGGCTACCCGCAGGACCGTccctccccccgccccgctCCGGGGCTCGGTTGCCCGCCGCGGCCCCGCGGGAGCCCCCTCGCCcgccctgctcctgccccgcCGCTCCGTGGGCACCGGTGCTGCGGAGCCGGGCCGTGGCGCCGGGCGGCCCGGAGGCACCTACCCGTAGATCGCATCCTTGTCCCGCTTCAGGGCGTCGTTGACAGCGGAGCCCATGCTGGCCGGCATGACATTGGGGTGCGGGGCGTGCGCGCCGTAGTGCTGCCCGGCGTGCAGCGGCGGGCCATGGTTGAGGTGGTGCACCGGGGGTATCGGCCGGGGGGCGTGGGGGTCCCCGTACATGGACGCCGGCACCCCTACTCCGTCCATCCCGCCGTAGTGGGGCAGCTCATCGTACTGTCAAAAAACGGGCcggaagagaagaaagagaaagaagggaagagagagggagagagagagagagagaggaataaaaaaaacaaacaaacaacaacaacaaaagtcAGAGGAGAGTAAAGCACCCGGACAGACacaaacagagcaaaacaaaacaagaacagccacaacagagagagaaatgtgCAAAATGAAATCAACTGGGAttgggagcagaggctggagaggctgagggaggaGTGGGGGTGCGGGGAGAGGTGAAGGgggaaagtgtgtgtgtgtgagtgccCTCCCGGGCGTGCGGGGGGAGCCGCTCCTCTTcgccatgggcaggggagcCCTCGCAAGGAAATGGggatggaaaggaaggaaacgGAGGGGAAAAGCTAGAGTTACTCTGCGTTAGAaaggaacaacaacaacaaaaagtagAAATGAATAAACAAGCAGTATCAGAAGCAACTATATAAATAAATCAACACtaggaaggagagaggaaaggtaGGGTgcatggggaagggggagatgAAGGGGGAAATAATCTGAAAGTTACCAGAAACATTATTTAGTAGCAATTCCCCTTGTCCTTGTCAAAGccagagacagagagaaaaaaaaaaaaagagaaaaaaagaagaaagca of the Melopsittacus undulatus isolate bMelUnd1 chromosome 4, bMelUnd1.mat.Z, whole genome shotgun sequence genome contains:
- the MEIS2 gene encoding homeobox protein Meis2 isoform X3, translating into MAQRYDELPHYGGMDGVGVPASMYGDPHAPRPIPPVHHLNHGPPLHAGQHYGAHAPHPNVMPASMGSAVNDALKRDKDAIYGHPLFPLLALVFEKCELATCTPREPGVAGGDVCSSDSFNEDIAVFAKQVRAEKPLFSSNPELDNLMIQAIQVLRFHLLELEKVHELCDNFCHRYISCLKGKMPIDLVIDERDGSSKSDHEELSGSSTNLADHNPSSWRDHDDATSTHSAGTPGPSSGGHASQSGDNSSEQGDGLDNSVASPGTGDDDDPDKDKKRQKKRGIFPKVATNIMRAWLFQHLTHPYPSEEQKKQLAQDTGLTILQVNNWFINARRRIVQPMIDQSNRAVSQGAAYSPEGQPMGSFVLDGQQHMGIRPAGPMSGMGMNMGMDGQWHYM
- the MEIS2 gene encoding homeobox protein Meis2 isoform X1, producing the protein MAQRYDELPHYGGMDGVGVPASMYGDPHAPRPIPPVHHLNHGPPLHAGQHYGAHAPHPNVMPASMGSAVNDALKRDKDAIYGHPLFPLLALVFEKCELATCTPREPGVAGGDVCSSDSFNEDIAVFAKQVRAEKPLFSSNPELDNLMIQAIQVLRFHLLELEKVHELCDNFCHRYISCLKGKMPIDLVIDERDGSSKSDHEELSGSSTNLADHNPSSWRDHDDATSTHSAGTPGPSSGGHASQSGDNSSEQGDGLDNSVASPGTGDDDDPDKDKKRQKKRGIFPKVATNIMRAWLFQHLTHPYPSEEQKKQLAQDTGLTILQVNNWFINARRRIVQPMIDQSNRAGFLLDPSVSQGAAYSPEGQPMGSFVLDGQQHMGIRPAGPMSGMGMNMGMDGQWHYM
- the MEIS2 gene encoding homeobox protein Meis2 isoform X4; this translates as MFLYDELPHYGGMDGVGVPASMYGDPHAPRPIPPVHHLNHGPPLHAGQHYGAHAPHPNVMPASMGSAVNDALKRDKDAIYGHPLFPLLALVFEKCELATCTPREPGVAGGDVCSSDSFNEDIAVFAKQVRAEKPLFSSNPELDNLMIQAIQVLRFHLLELEKVHELCDNFCHRYISCLKGKMPIDLVIDERDGSSKSDHEELSGSSTNLADHNPSSWRDHDDATSTHSAGTPGPSSGGHASQSGDNSSEQGDGLDNSVASPGTGDDDDPDKDKKRQKKRGIFPKVATNIMRAWLFQHLTHPYPSEEQKKQLAQDTGLTILQVNNWFINARRRIVQPMIDQSNRAVSQGAAYSPEGQPMGSFVLDGQQHMGIRPAGPMSGMGMNMGMDGQWHYM
- the MEIS2 gene encoding homeobox protein Meis2 isoform X2; its protein translation is MFLYDELPHYGGMDGVGVPASMYGDPHAPRPIPPVHHLNHGPPLHAGQHYGAHAPHPNVMPASMGSAVNDALKRDKDAIYGHPLFPLLALVFEKCELATCTPREPGVAGGDVCSSDSFNEDIAVFAKQVRAEKPLFSSNPELDNLMIQAIQVLRFHLLELEKVHELCDNFCHRYISCLKGKMPIDLVIDERDGSSKSDHEELSGSSTNLADHNPSSWRDHDDATSTHSAGTPGPSSGGHASQSGDNSSEQGDGLDNSVASPGTGDDDDPDKDKKRQKKRGIFPKVATNIMRAWLFQHLTHPYPSEEQKKQLAQDTGLTILQVNNWFINARRRIVQPMIDQSNRAGFLLDPSVSQGAAYSPEGQPMGSFVLDGQQHMGIRPAGPMSGMGMNMGMDGQWHYM